The sequence below is a genomic window from Candidatus Bathyarchaeum sp..
GGTTTCTTGACGCCAACATGCCCAAAGACAACAACATAACCACCGGACAAATCTATCAAACAGTAATCGATCGCGAACGACGGGGAGACTTTCTTGGAAAGTGCGTTCAAATAATCCCTCACGTAACTGACGAAATAAAACGCCGCACCCGCGTGGTAGCCGAAAAATCAAAGGCAGATGTTGTTTTAACTGAACTAGGCGGAACCGTAGGAGACATCGAGGGACTGCCATTTCTGGAAGCCATCCGTCAGATGCGCCTAGAAGAAGGCTTTGATAATACGTTGTATGTGCATCTTGCACTTGTCCCCATTCTTGATGTTACCGGAGAAATGAAAACTAAACCTTTGCAGCACAGCGTAAACGAACTGCGTAGAATCGGTATCCAACCCGACACAGTAGTAGCCAGATGCCGAAAAATGATTGATGAGGAAACCCTCCGAAAAGTAGCCTTGTTTGGCACAATCCCTCAGGAAGCTGTTTTTTGTTCCTTTAATGTTCCATCCATTTATCAAGTTCCCTTAATTTTGGACAAGCAAGGCATGGGTGATTACATTTGCAATCGTTTGGGCATATCAAAAAACCCTCCCGAATGGAAAGAGTGGCAACAGTTTGTGGACTGCTTTGAAAACCCTCAACATGAAGTCAAAATTGCCCTGATCGGTAAATATGCCGGTTTAACGGACAGTTACGTCAGCATGAATGAGGCTTTTCGGCACTCTGGGGCTAAGTGTCAAGCAAAAGTAACAGTAAACTACATTGAAGCAGAATGCCTCGAAAACAATGCCGAGAACTTGAAGCTCCTTGAAGGCCATGATGGAATCTTTATTCCTTATGGTTTTGGTCCACGGGGAACTGAAGGAAAAATCAAAGGAATCCAATACGCTCGAGAAAACAATATACCCTTTTTGGGTGTCTGTTACGGATTCCAGTTAGCAGTTATCGAGTTCGCACGAAATGTCTTAGGATTTAAAGGC
It includes:
- a CDS encoding CTP synthase is translated as FLDANMPKDNNITTGQIYQTVIDRERRGDFLGKCVQIIPHVTDEIKRRTRVVAEKSKADVVLTELGGTVGDIEGLPFLEAIRQMRLEEGFDNTLYVHLALVPILDVTGEMKTKPLQHSVNELRRIGIQPDTVVARCRKMIDEETLRKVALFGTIPQEAVFCSFNVPSIYQVPLILDKQGMGDYICNRLGISKNPPEWKEWQQFVDCFENPQHEVKIALIGKYAGLTDSYVSMNEAFRHSGAKCQAKVTVNYIEAECLENNAENLKLLEGHDGIFIPYGFGPRGTEGKIKGIQYARENNIPFLGVCYGFQLAVIEFARNVLGFKGANSTEINPETLYPVIDLMPEQKTVNNKGGTMRLGAHEVRVIKDTMAYTLYGKDTIFERHRHRWEVNPEYWTQLEQKGLRFSGNSPDARRKEILELPRNFFFFASQFHGEFKSRPTKPEPEYYGFIKACLDKKLGKIKPEF